The proteins below come from a single Methanococcoides sp. AM1 genomic window:
- a CDS encoding DUF5371 family protein, which produces MKIVHAQTVLAEEQLQELKKKCNSSSTKEALTIAVEHYLECEYTDMNEDMWAKKMEKIVQKKKEQKE; this is translated from the coding sequence ATGAAGATAGTACACGCACAGACAGTCCTTGCAGAAGAGCAACTACAGGAATTAAAGAAAAAATGCAATAGCTCCTCTACAAAAGAAGCACTAACCATTGCTGTTGAACACTATCTTGAATGCGAGTACACTGATATGAACGAAGATATGTGGGCAAAAAAGATGGAAAAGATCGTTCAGAAAAAGAAAGAGCAAAAGGAATGA
- a CDS encoding DUF2551 domain-containing protein, whose protein sequence is MFVLETIEDRVKARLIKYLGRDDTGIREDVLKLFLEGGTFTTGDVYKHLNEKKFDVSYRGVSAMVGLMNTRLGILSIDVTGDHNIYLLKEDYKPIVKAVLDNY, encoded by the coding sequence GTGTTTGTGCTGGAGACTATTGAAGACCGGGTTAAAGCAAGGCTTATTAAATATTTAGGCCGTGACGATACAGGTATACGTGAAGATGTTTTGAAACTCTTCCTGGAAGGAGGAACCTTCACTACAGGCGATGTCTACAAACATCTTAACGAGAAAAAATTTGATGTGAGTTACAGAGGTGTTTCAGCAATGGTTGGTCTCATGAACACAAGACTTGGTATACTCAGTATAGACGTTACCGGTGATCATAACATATACCTGCTAAAAGAAGACTATAAACCTATAGTTAAAGCAGTTCTTGACAACTATTGA
- a CDS encoding nucleotidyltransferase domain-containing protein, producing the protein MIKTRIRDFIITKDDWIFAVADYFHPDGVRCVLRYVPDESGDRQLNGMKYRKYDFDVAFDFMRENRPEWVQDVHIVPEDQVKKVLYPPDPVPELVNQDERVKAVADVLLSAGIPLEKMGVTGSFLPGLQNDQSDVDFVVYGNDWFKARDAISAAKNQGGFIEDIDEEMWHRIYNKRIPEISYEDFILHEKRKGNRGMVGGTYFDLLFVRDWDQINEPLSRGVDVGTMRIKATVTDAELAFDNPSVYKVDHDEIDHVLSYTHTYAGQALEGEVIDAQGVVEQVGGIKRLVVGTSREPKGEWIRSLTLLEKNK; encoded by the coding sequence ATGATAAAAACACGTATCAGAGATTTTATTATTACAAAAGATGACTGGATATTTGCAGTGGCTGACTATTTTCATCCTGATGGGGTGAGATGTGTACTGAGGTACGTTCCGGATGAATCCGGTGACCGTCAGCTAAATGGGATGAAGTATCGCAAATACGATTTCGATGTTGCTTTCGACTTTATGCGTGAGAACAGGCCTGAGTGGGTACAGGATGTACACATAGTTCCCGAAGATCAGGTGAAAAAAGTCCTTTATCCTCCGGATCCTGTCCCTGAACTCGTAAACCAGGATGAGAGGGTGAAAGCTGTTGCAGATGTGCTACTCAGTGCTGGCATTCCTCTTGAGAAAATGGGCGTTACCGGTTCATTCCTGCCGGGATTACAAAATGACCAATCCGATGTTGATTTTGTCGTCTATGGTAATGACTGGTTCAAAGCAAGGGATGCAATTTCAGCTGCAAAGAATCAGGGCGGTTTTATTGAGGACATCGATGAGGAAATGTGGCATCGTATCTACAATAAGCGAATTCCTGAGATCTCCTATGAGGATTTCATCCTTCATGAGAAGCGCAAGGGCAACAGGGGCATGGTGGGCGGTACCTATTTCGACCTGCTGTTCGTGCGAGACTGGGATCAGATCAATGAGCCACTATCACGAGGCGTGGATGTTGGCACAATGAGGATCAAAGCAACGGTTACCGATGCTGAGCTTGCTTTTGATAATCCTTCTGTTTACAAGGTTGACCATGATGAGATAGATCATGTTTTATCATACACTCATACCTATGCAGGGCAGGCTCTGGAAGGAGAGGTTATTGATGCACAGGGTGTCGTCGAACAGGTGGGGGGCATTAAGAGACTTGTAGTAGGTACTTCCAGAGAACCGAAGGGTGAGTGGATAAGATCTCTTACATTGCTTGAGAAGAACAAGTAA
- a CDS encoding type II/IV secretion system ATPase subunit translates to MKLLSYLHNPIRKRKAESENLCQYKVRQTKNQRTIQINCSQCSRTSTLNDPVCREMIFNIILTEPISNRLILSYLYERDYEGKELATLYELAKLGDGLANYNNVQITCNSSHRECGNCISYRKELVSNIISSSKSEPSISYKLLKETNIEKIEIPDHPECSGCTANFHSIIKEMQEIASELNIDLTCEIVYDHKIDADSKGSKGSKGSIDSYGNDQMGYDYEKHIKPHVRPAFSTSRIYTEPPENTHFMKCYDVRNNDGRMLQVSIYEMTDRPEKLYMAIPLEYNLKHEDLGLIERVRKKLIRFRPDNMNFADPVNSREYIRRIGKQMLEEDSKVHGITLNPIETRTYSDILAKYTTGLGILEDVLSDPKITDVYVNAPADINPIHVVVDGEECITNIFLSQDDLDSMVSRFRAISGRPFGEATPVLEMELEEFGVRVSVIGDPLSANGLAYAFRKHARTPWTLPKLINTGSISPLTAGLLSFLMDGEASILVAGDVGAGKTSLLSAMMMEIPQKYRILTIEDTREIPIEDLQKLGWKIQGMSSRSSILNTSIEVSPDIALRAALRLGNSSLVIGEVRGPEVKVLYEAMQVGTAGNSVLGTIHGASTRAVYERIVHTLGVPPASFKSTDAVVVCTNTRVGGGMSKKRRLTQISEVTTGWDDDADPDEIFAEIMRYSAADDSLIPTDILDRGQSELIGKIARKWGISIDDASLNIRIRAKIKQKIAHAGSLDARLVEADVVSKANNIFWLHMDMEKNNAGGPDYERVYEKWNSWFDNFTSHTFRQE, encoded by the coding sequence GTGAAACTCCTAAGTTATTTGCACAATCCGATCCGAAAAAGGAAAGCTGAATCAGAAAATCTCTGTCAGTACAAGGTCCGCCAGACGAAGAACCAGAGGACCATACAGATAAATTGTTCCCAATGCAGCCGCACATCTACCCTTAATGACCCAGTCTGCCGTGAGATGATATTCAATATCATTCTTACAGAACCCATATCGAACAGACTTATTCTTTCATATCTTTACGAGCGGGATTATGAGGGGAAGGAACTTGCGACCCTTTATGAACTTGCAAAGTTGGGAGATGGTCTTGCAAACTACAATAATGTCCAGATCACATGCAATAGTTCACACAGGGAATGTGGCAACTGCATATCATATAGAAAAGAACTGGTCAGTAACATCATCAGTTCCTCAAAAAGTGAACCATCAATATCATACAAACTTCTTAAAGAGACAAACATTGAAAAGATCGAGATCCCGGACCATCCGGAATGCTCTGGATGTACTGCAAACTTCCATTCCATTATAAAGGAAATGCAGGAGATCGCTTCTGAACTCAACATCGATCTGACCTGCGAAATTGTCTACGACCATAAAATTGATGCTGACAGCAAAGGTAGCAAAGGTAGCAAAGGTAGTATTGATAGCTATGGCAACGATCAAATGGGGTATGACTATGAGAAACACATCAAACCTCACGTCAGACCTGCATTTTCAACGTCCCGCATATACACGGAACCACCCGAAAATACACACTTCATGAAATGCTATGACGTAAGGAATAACGATGGAAGAATGCTTCAGGTCTCCATATATGAGATGACAGACCGACCTGAAAAACTGTACATGGCAATTCCCCTTGAATACAACCTGAAGCATGAAGACCTCGGCCTTATCGAAAGGGTACGGAAAAAATTGATAAGGTTCCGTCCTGACAACATGAACTTCGCAGATCCTGTGAACTCAAGAGAATACATCCGCAGGATTGGAAAACAGATGCTTGAAGAGGACTCAAAGGTTCATGGGATCACACTAAACCCAATCGAGACTAGGACATATTCTGATATCCTTGCAAAATATACCACTGGCCTGGGAATACTGGAAGATGTGCTTTCAGACCCGAAGATCACGGATGTCTACGTGAATGCACCTGCAGACATCAACCCGATCCACGTAGTAGTGGATGGAGAGGAATGTATCACCAATATTTTTCTTTCACAGGATGACCTTGACTCCATGGTCTCAAGGTTCCGGGCCATTAGCGGCAGGCCATTTGGAGAAGCAACGCCCGTACTGGAGATGGAACTTGAGGAATTTGGAGTACGTGTATCCGTTATTGGCGATCCCCTGAGTGCCAATGGACTTGCTTATGCCTTCAGGAAACATGCAAGAACACCCTGGACATTGCCAAAGCTCATCAATACCGGATCGATCTCACCGCTTACAGCAGGTCTTTTGAGCTTCCTGATGGATGGGGAAGCATCAATACTTGTAGCAGGAGATGTGGGAGCAGGCAAGACCTCACTGCTTTCTGCAATGATGATGGAGATCCCGCAGAAATACCGTATCCTGACAATAGAGGATACAAGAGAAATTCCCATTGAGGACCTGCAGAAGCTTGGATGGAAGATACAGGGCATGAGCTCACGCTCATCGATACTGAACACCAGCATCGAGGTAAGCCCTGATATTGCATTGCGTGCAGCCCTGCGTCTTGGAAATTCCTCGCTTGTTATTGGAGAGGTCAGGGGACCTGAGGTCAAAGTGCTTTATGAAGCAATGCAGGTAGGTACTGCAGGCAATTCTGTTCTTGGAACCATACACGGAGCATCCACAAGAGCGGTTTATGAGCGTATAGTACACACTCTTGGAGTACCACCTGCATCTTTCAAGTCAACTGATGCAGTGGTGGTCTGTACCAACACCCGGGTCGGTGGAGGCATGAGCAAGAAACGCAGACTGACGCAGATCTCAGAGGTCACCACCGGCTGGGATGACGATGCTGACCCGGATGAGATCTTTGCAGAGATCATGCGATACAGTGCAGCTGATGACTCATTGATCCCCACTGACATACTGGACAGAGGACAATCCGAGCTTATTGGGAAGATCGCACGCAAATGGGGCATCTCGATCGATGATGCGTCGCTCAACATACGCATAAGAGCAAAGATAAAACAGAAAATTGCCCATGCAGGTTCACTGGATGCCAGACTTGTTGAAGCAGATGTGGTGAGCAAAGCAAACAACATTTTCTGGCTGCACATGGATATGGAAAAGAACAATGCCGGCGGACCGGACTACGAAAGGGTATATGAGAAATGGAACAGTTGGTTTGACAATTTCACCTCCCACACCTTCCGGCAGGAGTGA
- a CDS encoding 4Fe-4S binding protein has translation MNKAEGWIAVIGCNNCGKCDNICPHGALQRRDGKVSIDYSRCTVCMKCINVCPVRALVYVD, from the coding sequence ATGAATAAGGCAGAAGGCTGGATCGCGGTCATCGGATGCAATAATTGTGGCAAATGTGATAACATTTGTCCCCACGGGGCTTTACAACGCAGGGATGGAAAGGTCAGCATTGATTATAGCAGGTGCACCGTTTGCATGAAGTGCATCAATGTGTGCCCTGTACGAGCTCTTGTCTATGTGGACTAA
- a CDS encoding 30S ribosomal protein S11, producing MANGIWGVANIKCSFNNTIITVTDLTGAETIAKSSGGMVVKAARDESSPYTAMQMASQLADTLKDKGIEGVHIKVRAPGGNKQRSPGPGAQAAIRAFARAGVRIGRIEDVTPVPHDGTRPKGGRRV from the coding sequence ATGGCAAACGGAATCTGGGGTGTTGCAAACATCAAATGTTCATTTAACAACACAATTATCACCGTGACAGATCTCACCGGTGCAGAAACCATCGCAAAATCCTCTGGTGGAATGGTTGTAAAGGCAGCAAGGGACGAAAGCTCCCCATACACTGCTATGCAGATGGCAAGCCAGCTTGCAGATACTCTTAAAGACAAGGGTATCGAGGGTGTTCACATCAAAGTAAGGGCACCTGGAGGAAACAAGCAGAGAAGTCCGGGTCCAGGCGCACAGGCCGCGATCAGGGCATTTGCAAGAGCAGGCGTCAGGATCGGAAGGATCGAAGACGTTACACCAGTACCCCATGATGGAACTCGTCCAAAAGGCGGAAGGCGTGTATAA
- a CDS encoding phosphatase PAP2 family protein, with amino-acid sequence MPLIMTPILICMIAVAYYVFVPEDLKKNYKKNYMQMFSLDTLPYLLSACFVYLLVKSQLAVINLLGKGTYTNYDRYMILIEGDTVAYFQNFASPILTYASASVYLVGFSFLLIFTFLLLIYTQQREVLQEYTIAFVTIYLIALPFYIYVPVRVTGFTLPNVTPLLYDMSPIILQGVTIVDPFLDNCFPSLHAALSVMAMLMIFRTDLTRFKIFSLATTIAIQFTILYLGIHWITDMIGGFILALVSYFIATRYRTSILRSPETIIATFEKRTELVDAVNSILLSKGLIK; translated from the coding sequence ATGCCCCTAATAATGACACCAATACTGATCTGCATGATAGCAGTAGCGTATTATGTCTTTGTGCCGGAAGATCTCAAGAAAAATTATAAAAAGAACTACATGCAGATGTTTTCTCTGGATACATTACCATATTTATTATCAGCATGCTTTGTGTATCTACTTGTTAAATCCCAGCTAGCAGTCATCAATTTACTGGGAAAAGGAACATACACTAACTATGACAGATATATGATCCTGATCGAAGGTGATACAGTCGCTTATTTCCAGAATTTTGCAAGCCCTATACTGACATATGCCAGTGCATCCGTTTATTTGGTAGGATTTTCGTTCCTGTTGATCTTCACATTCCTATTGCTCATATACACACAGCAACGTGAGGTATTACAGGAATATACTATCGCTTTCGTCACCATTTACCTGATAGCACTTCCATTTTACATTTATGTACCTGTACGAGTGACAGGATTTACATTACCAAACGTCACCCCCCTGTTGTATGACATGAGTCCCATAATCCTGCAAGGTGTCACAATTGTAGACCCGTTCCTTGATAATTGCTTCCCCAGCCTTCATGCAGCTTTATCGGTCATGGCCATGTTGATGATTTTCAGGACCGATCTTACGAGATTTAAGATATTTTCACTTGCAACCACAATTGCCATCCAGTTCACGATCCTTTATCTTGGAATACACTGGATAACTGACATGATCGGCGGTTTTATCCTGGCACTGGTAAGTTATTTTATCGCAACAAGATACAGGACATCCATACTCAGATCACCAGAAACGATCATAGCAACCTTTGAGAAGAGAACAGAGCTGGTTGATGCTGTTAATTCTATTCTTTTATCAAAAGGCCTCATCAAGTGA
- a CDS encoding 30S ribosomal protein S4, with protein MVYPGKSTKSYDTPKHPWQAARMASEVELVKKYGLRNKRELWKSHSILRRFRADARRLLAESAESDLTGHAKTEADQILAKLIRYSILKSDSSIDDILGLQTEAILERRLQTQVHRLGLARTARQARQFITHGHISIDGKRVTVPGMMVSKAQEMAIDYYGKSPISKEAHPERPAQIASSLVEE; from the coding sequence ATGGTATATCCTGGTAAAAGCACAAAATCTTATGATACACCAAAACATCCTTGGCAGGCTGCAAGGATGGCAAGTGAGGTTGAGCTCGTCAAGAAGTATGGTCTCCGTAACAAGAGGGAACTTTGGAAATCACACAGTATTCTGAGAAGGTTCAGGGCAGATGCAAGGCGTCTTCTTGCTGAATCTGCAGAATCCGATCTTACAGGCCATGCAAAGACCGAAGCAGATCAGATCCTTGCAAAACTTATCAGATACTCAATTCTGAAATCTGATTCCAGCATTGATGATATTCTTGGTCTTCAGACCGAGGCTATTCTGGAGCGCAGGCTTCAGACACAGGTCCACAGACTTGGACTTGCCCGCACTGCACGTCAGGCAAGGCAGTTCATTACCCACGGTCACATCTCTATAGATGGAAAGAGGGTAACTGTACCTGGTATGATGGTCTCAAAGGCTCAGGAAATGGCAATAGACTACTATGGTAAGTCTCCTATTTCCAAGGAAGCTCACCCTGAAAGACCTGCACAGATCGCATCATCACTCGTAGAGGAATAA
- a CDS encoding nucleotide sugar dehydrogenase: MTNKLGSILKNRGPIKKIGVLGMGYVGIPAAALFANSDKFDQVLGFQRDSKSSGYKIEMLNKGESPLKGEEPGLEELLQKVVGEGKFECTPDFSRISELDAVTLAIQTPFSDPASLQPDFSALTDGIRNVGKYLKEGMLVVLESTITPGTTDTLARQILEDESALIAGEDFALAHAPERVMVGRLLKNIQEHDRIVGGIDEASTKRAVELYSPVLTNGKIIPMTARAAEVTKTAENTFRDLQIAAINQLALYCEAMGINVYDVRAGIDSLKGEGITRAMLYPGAGVGGHCLTKDTYHLERGVTTSEGTLDYPEDMDSIFVLARKVNDFMPKHMHHLTNEALERIDKKVKGSKVAILGWAFINDSDDARNPPSEPYRNLLLEDGAEVSVHDPHVLNYPGVEIIKDLDKVVKDADVIAIMTGHSGYFELGPKQLKQLTGKENTVIVDGRNVVDPDTYIKNGFVYKGIGRGDKNDHPIV, translated from the coding sequence ATGACAAACAAATTAGGTTCGATCCTTAAAAACAGAGGTCCTATCAAAAAGATAGGAGTGCTTGGAATGGGATACGTGGGAATCCCTGCAGCTGCTCTTTTTGCCAACTCCGATAAATTTGACCAGGTTCTGGGATTCCAGAGGGACTCCAAGAGTTCCGGTTATAAGATCGAGATGCTCAACAAGGGAGAAAGTCCCCTGAAAGGAGAGGAGCCAGGTCTTGAAGAATTGCTACAGAAAGTAGTTGGCGAGGGGAAATTTGAATGCACCCCGGACTTTTCAAGAATATCTGAACTCGATGCGGTTACCCTTGCAATACAAACACCTTTCTCTGATCCTGCAAGCCTCCAGCCAGATTTTAGTGCACTCACCGACGGTATACGCAATGTGGGAAAATACCTGAAAGAAGGTATGCTCGTAGTACTGGAATCTACCATAACCCCCGGAACTACAGATACACTTGCCAGGCAGATCCTTGAAGATGAGTCCGCACTGATAGCTGGCGAGGACTTTGCACTTGCACATGCTCCTGAAAGGGTCATGGTCGGCCGCCTGCTGAAGAACATACAGGAACACGATCGTATTGTAGGTGGCATAGATGAAGCCAGCACAAAACGTGCTGTGGAACTTTACAGCCCGGTACTCACAAACGGTAAGATCATACCAATGACAGCAAGAGCTGCAGAGGTTACCAAGACTGCGGAGAACACCTTCAGGGACCTGCAGATAGCAGCAATTAACCAGCTGGCATTGTACTGTGAAGCCATGGGGATCAATGTTTACGATGTGAGAGCAGGAATCGATAGTCTCAAAGGTGAAGGCATTACACGTGCAATGCTGTACCCCGGTGCAGGCGTGGGAGGGCATTGCCTGACCAAGGACACATACCACCTTGAAAGAGGAGTCACGACCAGCGAAGGAACACTGGATTACCCTGAGGACATGGATTCTATTTTTGTACTTGCAAGAAAGGTAAATGACTTCATGCCAAAACACATGCACCACCTTACAAACGAAGCCTTAGAACGCATCGATAAGAAAGTAAAGGGTTCAAAAGTAGCGATTCTTGGATGGGCATTTATCAATGATTCAGATGATGCGCGTAACCCGCCATCAGAGCCTTACAGGAACCTCCTGTTAGAAGATGGAGCAGAAGTTTCGGTACACGATCCGCATGTTCTGAACTATCCGGGCGTGGAGATCATAAAGGACCTTGATAAAGTTGTAAAAGACGCAGATGTTATTGCAATAATGACCGGCCATTCCGGTTACTTTGAACTTGGACCAAAACAACTAAAGCAGTTAACCGGAAAGGAAAATACAGTAATTGTCGATGGAAGGAATGTTGTTGATCCGGACACGTATATCAAGAATGGTTTTGTGTACAAGGGAATTGGAAGGGGAGACAAGAACGACCATCCGATCGTTTGA
- the uppS gene encoding polyprenyl diphosphate synthase encodes MMRSILNLFYETYERSLSRDVKNGSVPEHIAIIMDGNRRFANKLGKKTNYGHSRGADITEQVIEWSYEIGVKELTIYAFSTENFNRSTDETVQLFELIRKKFDHMRESERTHEKKIRVRVIGDRNLLPEDLQEAAERIEKATKDYNKFNLNVALAYGGRQDIVQAVRKMADKIVKHQLLLEDINETTIGDHFYPSEGAAVSNVDLIIRTGGNERISNFLPWQANGNECAAYFCAPFWPEFRKIDFLRSIRTYQARLAEQKMKENHRTTHFLKKVRKTSKDQY; translated from the coding sequence ATGATGAGATCCATACTGAACCTTTTCTATGAAACATATGAAAGATCCCTTTCAAGAGATGTTAAAAACGGCTCTGTTCCTGAACACATCGCCATAATTATGGATGGAAACCGCAGGTTTGCCAACAAACTTGGGAAAAAGACAAATTACGGACACTCAAGAGGAGCCGATATAACCGAACAGGTTATAGAATGGTCATATGAGATCGGTGTTAAGGAACTTACTATTTATGCATTTTCTACAGAGAACTTCAATCGTTCCACCGATGAAACCGTGCAACTGTTTGAGCTTATTAGAAAGAAGTTTGACCACATGCGAGAGAGCGAGCGCACACATGAAAAAAAGATAAGAGTGCGTGTGATAGGAGACCGAAACCTCCTGCCAGAAGACCTTCAGGAAGCCGCTGAAAGAATAGAAAAAGCGACAAAGGATTATAACAAATTCAACCTGAACGTTGCCCTTGCATACGGCGGAAGACAGGATATCGTACAGGCAGTCAGGAAAATGGCAGATAAAATAGTGAAGCATCAACTATTGTTAGAAGATATTAATGAAACCACAATTGGCGATCATTTTTATCCTTCAGAAGGAGCGGCCGTATCTAATGTTGACCTTATAATACGCACAGGAGGAAATGAAAGAATCTCAAATTTCCTGCCATGGCAGGCCAACGGAAATGAATGTGCCGCATACTTCTGTGCACCATTCTGGCCGGAGTTTCGCAAGATCGACTTCTTACGCTCAATTCGCACCTATCAGGCACGCCTGGCTGAACAGAAAATGAAGGAAAATCATCGAACAACACATTTTCTTAAGAAGGTACGGAAAACGAGTAAAGATCAATATTGA
- a CDS encoding N-acetyltransferase — protein sequence MIRKAELKDVDAIKKIINYYASQDQMLPRSVSELYEAIRNFYVYDVEGEVVGCCGLQVLWVDLAEVLSFAIIPEYRVKGIGTQLLDACLNDARELGVSKVFTLTYAPVFFEKNGFKRVDKSSLPHKIWSGCIKCPKFPDCDEIALSMEIS from the coding sequence TTGATCAGGAAAGCTGAACTAAAGGACGTTGATGCCATCAAAAAGATCATCAATTATTATGCAAGTCAGGACCAGATGCTTCCTCGCTCGGTCAGTGAACTCTATGAGGCAATCCGTAATTTCTATGTTTATGATGTAGAGGGGGAAGTCGTTGGTTGCTGTGGGCTGCAGGTCCTATGGGTGGATCTTGCTGAGGTCTTATCTTTTGCGATAATTCCGGAATACAGGGTAAAAGGGATTGGTACCCAACTTCTGGATGCATGTCTTAATGATGCCCGCGAGCTTGGTGTGTCAAAGGTGTTCACATTGACATATGCACCTGTCTTTTTTGAGAAGAATGGGTTCAAACGTGTGGACAAATCGTCCCTTCCTCATAAGATCTGGAGTGGCTGCATCAAATGTCCTAAGTTTCCGGATTGCGATGAGATCGCGCTTTCTATGGAAATTTCTTGA
- a CDS encoding DNA-directed RNA polymerase subunit D → MEIDILELSDRSAKFILSGTTAAFANGVRRAMLADVPTLAIDDVNIYNNTSVLYDEQLALRLGLIPLTSSLEDFVPQDKCTCEGSGCPACTVSLTLSAEAGEEEQVIVHSGDIVSSDPNVQPADKNIPIIDLRTGQKVVLEAIAHMGYGNEHAKWQAGVACGYKNMPVITFEGCDRCGICVNACPRNIIQLGEETAEISKDDLLKCSLCRLCQDSCDIDAITVGVDERSFIFTMESDGSYSAQQLILNAVNTIKGKASEMQNILSTL, encoded by the coding sequence ATGGAAATAGATATACTTGAGTTATCCGATAGGTCAGCAAAGTTCATTTTATCAGGCACAACTGCAGCTTTTGCAAATGGTGTCCGTAGGGCAATGCTTGCCGATGTACCGACGCTAGCGATCGATGACGTGAATATCTATAATAATACTTCTGTTCTGTATGATGAGCAGCTGGCATTGAGGTTGGGTTTGATCCCCCTCACATCCAGTCTTGAGGACTTTGTGCCGCAGGATAAGTGTACCTGTGAAGGTAGTGGCTGTCCTGCATGTACTGTCTCTCTGACTCTCAGCGCCGAAGCAGGTGAAGAGGAGCAGGTCATCGTTCATTCTGGTGACATTGTCTCATCTGATCCTAACGTACAGCCAGCAGACAAGAACATTCCTATAATTGATCTCAGGACCGGCCAGAAGGTTGTACTTGAGGCAATTGCTCACATGGGTTATGGAAATGAGCATGCAAAATGGCAGGCAGGCGTTGCTTGCGGCTATAAGAACATGCCAGTTATAACCTTTGAGGGATGTGACAGATGCGGCATATGCGTCAATGCATGCCCAAGAAACATAATTCAGCTCGGTGAAGAGACTGCTGAGATCTCCAAGGATGATCTTCTCAAGTGTTCATTGTGCAGATTATGTCAGGATTCATGTGATATAGATGCTATTACTGTTGGTGTGGATGAAAGATCTTTCATTTTCACAATGGAGTCTGATGGTTCATACTCCGCTCAACAGTTAATCTTAAATGCAGTGAATACCATTAAGGGAAAAGCCTCTGAGATGCAAAACATCCTGAGCACATTGTAA
- a CDS encoding radical SAM protein has protein sequence MYDNMKEIIHTDKGSFYNYLTEGCKLCQKGAKMVLFITGICGRGCFYCPLSEERKKDVTYANERLVKSDEDVINEVLQMDGLGTGITGGEPLIRSELVLHYIKLLKEQFGKEHHIHLYTSIAPDRNLLKDLSEAGLDEIRFHPPQHLWKKLKGSEFERAIEDSIELGMEAGMEIPSIEGASDVRDVVIGTGCFLNLNELEFADTNAIAMKERNFLLKNDMSNAVEGSEEYAIELADKVPKIHFCSSRYKDAGQLRERLLRIARKTARQIDEITEEGTIVYGSIEGADTEGIIEVLHQFELSDDLFEVKDKTIELPWWLIEDMAEELKDEGFVPSIIERYPFENGLVVEVIPL, from the coding sequence ATGTACGACAATATGAAAGAGATCATCCATACGGATAAAGGGTCTTTCTACAATTATCTCACAGAAGGGTGCAAACTGTGCCAGAAAGGTGCCAAGATGGTGCTTTTCATTACTGGCATATGCGGCAGAGGATGTTTCTATTGTCCACTTTCAGAGGAACGAAAGAAGGATGTCACCTATGCCAATGAACGTCTGGTGAAAAGCGATGAGGATGTTATCAATGAAGTGCTCCAGATGGATGGTTTGGGAACAGGCATTACCGGAGGAGAGCCTCTTATAAGATCGGAACTGGTCCTGCATTACATCAAACTTCTGAAAGAACAGTTTGGTAAAGAACATCACATACACCTATACACTTCGATCGCACCTGACAGAAATTTACTAAAAGACCTTTCAGAAGCAGGACTGGATGAGATCCGGTTCCACCCGCCACAACATTTGTGGAAGAAGCTTAAAGGATCTGAATTTGAGCGTGCAATCGAGGATTCCATTGAACTTGGCATGGAAGCAGGGATGGAAATACCCTCCATAGAAGGAGCTAGTGATGTAAGGGATGTTGTAATAGGAACAGGTTGTTTCCTGAACCTCAACGAGCTCGAATTCGCAGATACGAATGCAATTGCTATGAAAGAGAGGAACTTCCTGCTTAAGAACGACATGAGCAACGCTGTGGAAGGATCGGAAGAATATGCGATCGAACTTGCAGACAAAGTTCCAAAGATACATTTTTGTTCATCAAGATATAAAGATGCAGGACAACTGCGTGAACGTCTGCTCAGGATAGCCAGAAAGACAGCGCGACAGATCGATGAGATAACGGAGGAAGGGACCATTGTTTATGGATCCATTGAAGGTGCTGATACTGAAGGGATAATTGAAGTATTACATCAGTTCGAACTATCTGATGACCTGTTCGAAGTAAAGGACAAAACTATAGAGTTACCCTGGTGGCTCATTGAGGACATGGCAGAAGAATTAAAAGACGAAGGATTTGTTCCATCGATCATTGAGAGATATCCTTTTGAGAACGGACTGGTCGTTGAGGTAATCCCACTCTGA